A portion of the Lolium rigidum isolate FL_2022 chromosome 1, APGP_CSIRO_Lrig_0.1, whole genome shotgun sequence genome contains these proteins:
- the LOC124683531 gene encoding 4-hydroxybenzoate polyprenyltransferase, mitochondrial-like: MLARLDKPIGSWLLAWPCMWSLTMAAMPGALPDLKMLALFGCLTIPMRGAACTVNDLFDRNIDNKVERTKSRPLASGALTPTQGLCFFGVQLLLGLGVGFLLQLNNLSRVLGLIWFPLAYSYPLMKRLTFWPQAYLGLSFNYGALLGWAAIKGTLEPTIVLPMYIAGICWTLAYDTIYAHQDIKDDLKVGVKSTAIRFGDSTKHWISAFGTATIGGLALSGYNAGLAWPYYPILAAAAAQLAWQISTVDLTDRADCNRKFVSNNWFGALVFIAIFFGRLAS; this comes from the exons atgctcgctcgtctcgacaaaCCCATCGGCTCCTGGCTCCTCGCTTGGCCATGCATGTG GTCACTAACAATGGCGGCAATGCCAGGGGCGCTTCCTGACTTGAAAATGCTCGCACTCTTCGGATGTTTAACTATCCCCATGAGGGGAGCCGCTTGCACGGTCAATGATCTTTTCGACCGCAACATTGATAACAAG GTTGAGCGCACCAAAAGCAGGCCTCTTGCATCAGGCGCTCTAACTCCTACTCAAGGATTGTGCTTCTTCGGAGTTCAACTACTACTAGGACTGGGAGTGGGTTTTCTTCTCCAACTGAACAACTTAAG CCGTGTTCTTGGGCTCATTTGGTTTCCATTGGCCTATTCATATCCCCTAATGAAGAGGCTCACATTTTGG CCTCAGGCATATCTCGGATTATCGTTCAACTATGGAGCTTTATTAGGATGGGCTGCTATCAAAGGTACTTTAGAGCCCACTATCGTCCTTCCAATGTATATTGCTGGGATATGTTGGACATTGGCGTATGATACCATATATGCACACCAG GACATAAAAGATGACCTCAAAGTAGGAGTTAAGTCCACAGCCATAAGGTTTGGAGATTCAACCAAGCACTGGATTAGTGCCTTTGGTACTGCAACGATTGGCGGTTTAGCACTTAGTGGCTATAATGCTGGACTTG CTTGGCCATACTACCCAATTCTTGCAGCTGCAGCTGCACAGTTGGCATGGCAGATTTCAACTGTTGACTTAACTGATCGCGCAGATTGCAACAGGAA ATTTGTCTCAAATAATTGGTTTGGAGCATTGGTATTCATCGCCATATTTTTCGGTCGACTTGCATCATGA